The nucleotide sequence TTACCCAAACTCAAAAGACGATTCATATTAGTTACTACCAAGGCATCATTTCCTAGACGCATATTGGTTTTTTCACGCCATATTTTAGCCTCATATATTCGGCTACTTGCTGGATATTTATATAAAATGTAGTTGAAAGCATCCAAGGCTGGAATAAAACGTTGGTCGTAATAACGCGATTTCCCTAACAATAAATAGGCTTCATCCGTTTGGAAGTTTCTTTCGGTTCCATCAATATTCATCGAATGTTTCTGGATGGCTTTAGTCGCTTTTTTTTCTGCTAATTCAAAATCGGCGTTTTTTGTTTTCTTACCATTCTCTTCTTTGAATTGCATTTTTTCAATTGGTAAACGTTTCCAGAAATTATCGTTATCATCAGAACTTATTCCGACTACTCCTTTTTCTAGACCAATTTCTCCGTTATACAAAATATTGTATTTCGTACTTAAAGCATGTGAGTTTCTTGATAAAAAAGTATCCCTTTTAGTTGAGCATGAAACTCCTAAAAGAATAAAAAGGCTCAATGAAATTGAAGAATAAATTATGTTGGTTTTCAATTGTATTTATTTTTTATCAATTAACTACTAAAATACTTATTTAGTATAATGACTGGTAAAAATACGTTTCTTTTTGAAATATAGAAATTTATCCCTCGAAAAACATCTCCATCAGTTTACAATCACTTCAATTGAGCAAAATATTACCCCTTAAATCAAAATTATTAGCCAGAAAAATGAGTTCTGTTAAAAAAATTCAAGCTGAATCGACTACATTTATTTCGGGTTTCCTACTTTTGTAAAAAATATAATCAGATGCCTTCATTTTTAAAATTAATTATAAAAGAAGTAAAACGCGAAACGGCAAATGCTGTTTCTATTCTTTTTAATGTTCCTGAAGAATTAAAATCTAGCTACTCTTTCATAGCAGGACAATACCTGAATTTAAGATTAACATTAGACGGTAAGGAAATCCGTAGAGCCTATTCTATTTGTTCTTCACCAGAAAGTGGTGAACTTCGTATCGCTGTTAAAGCGGTACAAGACGGGGCTTTTTCACAATTTGCAAATACAAAACTAAAAGCTGGTGATGTCCTTGAAGTAGGAAAACCAGAAGGTAAATTTACTTTCGAACCTGAAGCTGATAGACAAAAAAGCTATATCGCTTTTGCTTCTGGAAGTGGAATTACTCCTGTTATGTCGATAATCAAATCGGTATTAAAAAGCGAACCTAAAAGTACTTTTGTCCTTGTTTACGGTAATAAATCACCTGAAGAAACCATTTTTCATCAAGAATTACATGATTTACATTTACAGTATGTAAGTCGCTTTTTTGTAGATTATGTATATAGCCGAGTAAAAGTAGATAATGCTTTGTTTGGTCGTATTGATAAATCTGTAGTTAATTTTGCTTTAAACAACAAACACAAAGAATTGGAATTTGAAAAATTCTATTTGTGTGGTCCAGAGGAAATGATCAATACCGTTTCGGATGTGTTGAAAGAGAAAAACGTAAAAGAATCAGCAATCAATTTTGAGCTTTTTACAGCTTCTTCTCAAGAAATCGAAATCAAAGATTCACTAGAGGGACACTCAAAAATCACTGTGATGGTGGATGACGAAGAGACTAGTTTTGAAATGTCACAAAAACAAACTATCCTTGAAGCTTCATTGAAAAAAGGAATTGACGCTCCATATTCTTGCCAAGGTGGAATTTGCAGCAGTTGTTTGGCGAGAGTTACCGTAGGAACTGCCGAAATGAAGAAAAACTCTATTTTGACAGACAAAGAAATTGCCGATGGTTTAATCTTAACTTGTCAAGCTCACCCAACATCGGATACGATTTATATCGATTTTGATGATGTTTAATTAGGTTCTGAGACACTAAGATACTGAGGTTCTCAGTTATTGAAGTGGAAGTTGTTTCCATTGTCAGGCTGAGCTAAGCCTGCCCTGAGTATATCGAAGGGTCGAAGCCTATTTCAACTAAAAACGTCATAAAAACCGACCAATCATATCTTTAGAATATGTACATTATTTAGCTTTGACAACTTTTTGAAAGTTGTCAAAGCTTTTTTTTTTTGCACTATACTTTACATAAAATCACTTCAGTTTCCTCATGAGCCCTGATAGAAGTGGAAATCCTTGTGGGGGCTGGCGTTTCGCCCCCACAAGATTGCAGCGGATAGCAGGACTAACTTTCCTAAAAAAACTAATCTTTCTGCTCCAAAAATTTAAAACAAAAGCTTAGTGAATCTTCGTAATTCCTTCGTGCCCTTTGTGGTGAGCCCCTAAATCGCCTCAAACATTTTTCCTGGCAACGGTCGAATAACACCTTTGAGTTCCATATTGAGTAACAATCCTGATATGCGGTAAATAGGAAAATCACAATTCAACGCAATGATATCCATTAATTCTTTGCCTGTTTTAAGGAGGTAATCATACACTTTTTGTTCGTCATTATCGAGGGAAACGAACAACTGTTTTTGAATTGGTTTGGTCTCTTCTTTAATATCCCAATTCAACATATAAACCAAATCGGCAGCACTGGTCAGTACATTTGCTTTTTGAGTTTTTATCAAATAATTACAGCCTTGACTGTATTTATCAGTCACTCTACCTGGAACTGCAAACACATCGCGATTGTAATCATTAGCCATATTTGCAGTTATCAATGAACCTCCTCTTTCGGCTGACTCAATGACGATAGTCGCTTCGGTCATTCCCGCTACAATTCGATTGCGACGTACAAAATTCTCTTTATCAGGATTGGTCGTACTCCAGAATTCGGTCATAAAACCACCGTTTTCTTCGACTTTGGCTACATATTTTTTGTGAGGTTTAGGATAAATTTGGTTCAGTCCATGTGCTACCACGCCAATGGTTTGTAAGTTATGCTCCATCGCTAATTGATGCGCGACAATATCCACACCATAAGCAAAACCACTCACAATAACCGGATTTAAAGGAGCCAAATCCTCGATTAGTTTCCGACAAAATTCGGTTCCATAAGAAGTGATTTGCCTTGTTCCCACAATACTTATCAGTTTTCGATTAGTCAAATCGATATTTCCAGAAGTAAATAACATAACAGGACTATCAAAACAATGTTTCAATCGCTCAGGATAGCCTTCTTCTTGAAAAAATTGAGTCTTAATATTATTTGCCCGAATAAAAGCCAATTCTTTTTCAGCTTTTTCAAAAACGGTTTTGTCTTTAAGACTTTTCAACAACATACTCCCTACTCCATCAATCGAAGCCAAATGTTGTGCTTTCGATTGGAAAACATTTTCGGCAGTTCCACAATGTGTAAGTAGTTTTTTGGCCATAATATCGCCCACTCCATCGACTCTTTGGAGCGCTAAAACGTAAAATAATTCCTGTTCTGTCATGCTAATGAATTGTTTCTGAAAAGTATAAAAAAATACTGCAATTGTTAATAAAAATTGTGAATAAAATTTTGATAACTATTTTCATTGTATAACTTTGTAAGTATGAATATCGAACACTACATCGCCCAGCTTTTATACCGTCACCAATGCGTTACCGTACCTGGTTTCGGTGCTTTTTTGACTGAAATTCAATCCGCTAAATGGGTTGAAAGTTCACATTCATTTTTTCCACCAAAAAAATTCATTTCTTTTAATTCCAACATTAAAAATAATGATGGTTTATTAGCCAATCATATTGCTCATGTTGAAAAAACCTCTTATAGCTATGCTGTAAGTGCTATCCAACATGAAGTATTGAACTGGAAGAAAGCAATGGAACAAAACGGTCAGCTTACTTTAAAAAACATTGGTGAGTTGAGTTTAAACACTGAAAACCATGTTGTTTTCAAACCATTAGACCAAAACAATTACCTAACCTCTTCATTCGGTTTGAGTTCGTTTGTTTCTCCTTTGATAAAAAGAGAAGTAGCACAGCATATTGAAACTGTGGAAGAAAAAGAAGTGATTGTTTTTGAACCAGAACATAACAACAGCCGTTCATTCTTGAAATACGCTGCTATATTTGTTCTTGGATTGGGATTAACTGGTTCTGTAGGCTACCCATTGTATCAAAATGAAATGGCCAACCAAAAAACTATCGTTGAAAAAGCCGTTCAAAAACAAGTAGAAACCAAGATTCAAGAAGCTACTTTCTTTATCCAAAACCCGCTTCCTGCAGTGACTCTTTCTATCAAAGAAACTAAAATGTCCTATCATGTAATGGCAGGTGCTTTTAGAGATGAAAAAAACGCTGAAAAAATATTCAAACGCTTGTCTAATTTAGGATACAAAGCCAAAAGAATTCCACAAAACAAACACGGTTTATACCCTGTGCTCTACGGAAGCTACGCTACTTTTGCAGAAGCAGAACAAGCCAAAAAAGAAATACAAGAAAAAGACAATCCCGAAGCTTGGCTACTGATTGAATCTTTATAAAAATATAACGACCCCAAAAAGCATCAGCATTTTGGGGTTTTTTATGTTCATTTTTTGGAGCTTTTTCCAGCTGTCCACTCTATCTTTTGTGATTGCTAAGGCAATCACAAAAGGATGCCGTTCCCATCTGGGCTAGGGCAATAGTTTTCAAAATAACGAATGTAGTCTAAAACAGTTCTTGAAACTTAAAACAATAAAACCGACTCAAACTAGTTATATATTCAATAAAAACCAGAATTTAAAACAATTTCAAAATACAACAAGTAATCTATTATCTGTTATTAATCAATATTTTAACTATCTAAACGGCCTGATATTTGATGTAACGATTTTGTTTTTATTTCAAATGAACATTCAACAAAGCATACAAGCATGAAAAAAATCATTATACTACTCACAATTACCCTATTTATAAGTTGTAAATCCAAAAAAGTAGTTACCACCACCTTACCCATCACAGAGAAAACAGAAGAAGCCACCAAAGAAGTCGAAGATGTTTTAGAAGAAAAACCGGCTGCTCCTTACATAAAACTTAATTTAAACGCCGTTAAAAGCTCCCAAAAGCAAAAAGCATACGATTTAGGCAAAAGATTATTAAACACCTGTAACACGTCCAAATTTAAGCCTTATAACACTTCTGAAGCTACGAGAAGCGTTATCAATAACATTACCATCGAAGCTATTTCGACCATTTGTACTCGATACCGCCAATATTACGGTGAATTTATCGACATACAACTCGTCGAAATCTACAAATTAACCGATGATCAAACCACCGTTTATCGTTACAAAGCCTTATACAGCAAAAAAGTAGCCAACAAAGAACTCCGCGTGTACATGGACACCACAAACCGCATGTCAGCCATCAAAACCATGGATTGGGAAAATCAATATGTGGTGAAAAGGAAATAGTTTTATAAATCGTTTGTTAAGTTGCGCTAGTTTTTGTGTTCTCCTATGTCGGTAAGATAAAAAATGATAATTCTATTACGTAACTTTTGTCATTCCGGAGGAATCTCAGTTGCAGTAAGCTCTTTGCTTGGGACGCTTTCAGCGTGACAAAGATTACCTATAATCGATGATTGCATTGCCAAACTTTGTAGAAAATCTATGTGGAGATTGCTTCGCCTGTTCGTATTTCAAATACTTTATTTGCAAACTGTGTGGGCGCAAAGTCAGAGACATTTGCGCAGCGAGCTACACTTTGCGGAGCTGGTTGTGGCAAGTCAGAGCGATCGGGTAAGTCAGCGTGATCGAGTTTTTTTATTTATTCCGCTAATCTGCTTTCAATATCCATTCTTTCGTGTAAAACTCTAACGACTTCAATTAGATTCGTTTTGTCTTTTTTAAAGAAAATTAAATGTGATTTCACTTTTGAATATTTATATGACTTTCGGATTTTCCCAAAGTCACAAGCCATATCTAAATCATTGACGATATATTCAATTTCGTCAATGATTAAGTTATAATATCGATCTGCTTGTTCAACGGACCAATTTTCTGCTGTATAAATCCAAATGTTATTAATGTCTTCTAATGCCTTTTCACTAATTATATACTCTGACATTATTTTTGAAAATTAGCTTTTAGCATTTCAAGATTTTTATGGCGGTCAAAATTGCTGATTTTACTGCTCTTTTCACCAATTTTAAGTTCATTGATTAGAGATTTTTTTTTAGTTTCTTCTTGCTCAAAAACTCTTAAAGCAGTTCTAACAACTTCACTTACTGAACTATATTTTCCTGTAGAAATTTGTTCATTAATAAAGTTTTCAAAATAGTCACCTAATAATATTGATGTATTTCGTGCCATAATTATTGTTTTTACCAAAGGTACCAATAATTGGTATTAAAATCAATTTTTTTCGTTTTTTGCGCAAAAGTTACTGGTAACGTTTCCCTCCGCTAACGCGAGCGCAATGTCATTAAGTTAAGCTTTTTTTTTGTCATTTCGACGAAGGAGAAATCACATAACGTGAGCAACTAGTGTGATTCCTCCTTCGTCGGAATGACAAAACAGGATGTTTTTTCCTTAACTTAATGACATTGCGCGCTAGCTGGGGGCAACGGCTACGGCTGTTAGCGGTAGTTACTTTTTGTTAAACTCGAAAGTTTTGCCTCCGACTTCTATGAATGTAGGAATTCCAGCATTTAACAAAGACAATGAAAGGTCAAAAGGTTCCTTTGAGTTTTTAGGCTGAAAAGCGACAAAAGCTTCAGTTCCTTCATAAAAAGTCATTACCATTCCGATTAATCCAAATTGGTCAGGTTCAAAAAATTGATATTTGAAGATTGCTGGATTTTCTCCTTTTATACCTTTTGAAATTTCATCTACTCTAAACTTTTCCTTAACCATTTCTGTCATGGTTTGAGTATTCTTGTCATTATAACTTATAAAACCCAATAGCATTTTTACGATACCATTAAAACGTTCTCCAAATTCATGAAAATATATTCCATAAGCGATATGCTCAAAACAACTTACTAATCTATCATAGTTTGGATTTCCATAAAGAACTGGATACTTTCTGCC is from Flavobacterium sp. NG2 and encodes:
- a CDS encoding ferredoxin--NADP reductase encodes the protein MPSFLKLIIKEVKRETANAVSILFNVPEELKSSYSFIAGQYLNLRLTLDGKEIRRAYSICSSPESGELRIAVKAVQDGAFSQFANTKLKAGDVLEVGKPEGKFTFEPEADRQKSYIAFASGSGITPVMSIIKSVLKSEPKSTFVLVYGNKSPEETIFHQELHDLHLQYVSRFFVDYVYSRVKVDNALFGRIDKSVVNFALNNKHKELEFEKFYLCGPEEMINTVSDVLKEKNVKESAINFELFTASSQEIEIKDSLEGHSKITVMVDDEETSFEMSQKQTILEASLKKGIDAPYSCQGGICSSCLARVTVGTAEMKKNSILTDKEIADGLILTCQAHPTSDTIYIDFDDV
- the dprA gene encoding DNA-processing protein DprA — protein: MTEQELFYVLALQRVDGVGDIMAKKLLTHCGTAENVFQSKAQHLASIDGVGSMLLKSLKDKTVFEKAEKELAFIRANNIKTQFFQEEGYPERLKHCFDSPVMLFTSGNIDLTNRKLISIVGTRQITSYGTEFCRKLIEDLAPLNPVIVSGFAYGVDIVAHQLAMEHNLQTIGVVAHGLNQIYPKPHKKYVAKVEENGGFMTEFWSTTNPDKENFVRRNRIVAGMTEATIVIESAERGGSLITANMANDYNRDVFAVPGRVTDKYSQGCNYLIKTQKANVLTSAADLVYMLNWDIKEETKPIQKQLFVSLDNDEQKVYDYLLKTGKELMDIIALNCDFPIYRISGLLLNMELKGVIRPLPGKMFEAI
- a CDS encoding SPOR domain-containing protein, coding for MNIEHYIAQLLYRHQCVTVPGFGAFLTEIQSAKWVESSHSFFPPKKFISFNSNIKNNDGLLANHIAHVEKTSYSYAVSAIQHEVLNWKKAMEQNGQLTLKNIGELSLNTENHVVFKPLDQNNYLTSSFGLSSFVSPLIKREVAQHIETVEEKEVIVFEPEHNNSRSFLKYAAIFVLGLGLTGSVGYPLYQNEMANQKTIVEKAVQKQVETKIQEATFFIQNPLPAVTLSIKETKMSYHVMAGAFRDEKNAEKIFKRLSNLGYKAKRIPQNKHGLYPVLYGSYATFAEAEQAKKEIQEKDNPEAWLLIESL
- a CDS encoding type II toxin-antitoxin system RelE/ParE family toxin gives rise to the protein MSEYIISEKALEDINNIWIYTAENWSVEQADRYYNLIIDEIEYIVNDLDMACDFGKIRKSYKYSKVKSHLIFFKKDKTNLIEVVRVLHERMDIESRLAE
- a CDS encoding type II toxin-antitoxin system ParD family antitoxin → MARNTSILLGDYFENFINEQISTGKYSSVSEVVRTALRVFEQEETKKKSLINELKIGEKSSKISNFDRHKNLEMLKANFQK